In the genome of Planctomyces sp. SH-PL62, the window CAGATACCTGTCGATTCCACCGACCCCCAAGATACCGCGTCACCGGCCGGGCACAACGGCCCGAAGGCTGCGACGGGGAAAAGGCGACGCCCCGGGGCCTCCGCTGGCGCGGGGCGTCCGGGGCGGGGCGCCTTCCGGTTTCCCGGTAGTACGGGGGCTTACCGCGAGCCTCACTTCGGGGCGCGGGTCAGCTCGAACGTGGTGGGCCCGCCGGCCACTCCCGCCTGGCAGCCCTGCCAGTCGGCGACGACGTGGCCGTCGGGATGGAAGTTCACGACCAGTCCGCTGATGTAGGTGTCTTTAGCCGGATCGAGGTTCGTGCCGCCGTCGACACGAAGACCAGGCGGTCGGCCTTCGACGCGGTCTTGTCGAGCTTCAGACGGGGCTGGTTCCCGAGGGCGCAGTAGTGGGTCATCCGCAGGTCGTCGCCGTCCAGGTGGTAGATCGACGTCATCTCCATCGGCGTGCCGGGCATGGAGACCTCGACCAGGGCCGAACCGGCGCCTGTGAGCTTGTACTTCACCACGTCGGAACCGGGAACCTCCTCGGCCCCCGGATCGCACGCGCTGGACGAGTTCTTCCAGTCGCCGACCAGGGTCTTGAGGCGGTCGAACGCCGCAATGGCCGTCACCGGCGAGTCGGCCTTTTTCTCGTCCCCCGCCCCCAGGGCGGTGGCGACGAGGCTCGCGGACAGGACCAGCAGGTTGAATGCGAAGAGACGCTGCATGTGAGGCTCCCTATAATCCGTTCGGGATGCGACGTGGTTCCGATCGATCGCTCAGGTCTCCGTTCCGGTTGCTCCATCACCAGAGACGTCGAAACATACATCGTCAGTGTACGGGCGTCAAGCAGATTCCAGGAGTGAGTTGAGAAATGGCCCAGTTGAACATGTCGATCGAGCATGGCCAGGCGTGGGATGTCGCGCGGGCCAATTTCGAGTCGGTGATCGAGAAGGCGCGAGAGGACTACGCGCGGTGGATCCACGCGGTGAGGTGGTCCGAGGATCGGACGTCAGCGGCGCTTTCGGGCCCGTCGTACGAGGTCGTGCTGGACCTCGACCCCACGCATGTCCATGCGCGGGGGCGGGTGCCGCTGGCGATCAAGCTGCTGGAGCCCTCGGTGCGTCGGTTCATCGAACGCACGGTGAAGGCCCAGCGGGAGGGGGGGGCGTGAGGACCCGGCCGGTGGTCACTGCGGATCGAGGGCGGCGCGGAGGTGTTCGGCGATCTCGTCGGCGGTGAGGGCCCGGTCGTAGACGGCGACCTCGTCGAGCAGGCCTTCCAGGCTCTCGGCGGGCTGGCGACGGTCGCCGAGGGTGAAGGCGGAGGGGGCCCGCTTCGGCGACGGTTCGGCGTCGGCGTCGGTCTCCAGGTCGAGGACCCCGTCGAGGTAGACGAGGACGCGTCGGCCTTGCCGGACGAGCGCCAGGTGGTGCCATGCCTTGGGAGTCACGTCGGTCTTGCCGACCACCGGTCGGGGGTCCTGGGGGCCGCCATGGGTGAAGACGAGGCGGTGGGGCGGGACGCCTTCGGCGGCCCCGGAGAGGTGGACGGCGTCGCCGGGGACGTCGTCACGGCCGCGTTCGAAGAGGACCCCGGCGACGGCTCGCCCGGCGGGTTCGAGGCCGTTCCAGAACCAGAGGTCGACGGAATAGACCTCGGGCGAGACGGCGAGTTCGGCCGTGAGAGCGCCCCCCGCCAGGTGGTTGGCGCGGTCGATCGGGCCGTCCTTCGGCCGGAATCCCGGCAGGTCGGGGCCGGGGAGGAAGAGGGCCACGCCCCCCCGCCGCAGCGCCGGGCGTTCATGGCCGGTGGCGTCGCGGGCCTCGGCCCCGTCCATCTCGTCGAGCCGCCAGAAGGCGGCGGGCCTGGCGGCGAGGACGACCTCGGCGTATCGGCTCGGCGCGGGACGTTCGGCGCGTCGGGGGGCGGCGGCGACCTTCTCCAGCAGCCCGAGCGCGGCGTCGATGATCTTCGGCTCGGCCTGGACTTCCAGGCCGGCGGTGCGCGCGGGCCACGTCGTGTAACCGCCGAGCGTGTGCTGCTCCGGGGGCGGAATGTAGCCTTCGGAGCCGTTCGCCAGCTCGATGTTCATGGTCAGGGGGAGCGGGCTGCGGGCCTTGAGCTTCAGGCCGGTGAGGGCGAAGACCTCGTCGGGGATGGCGACGACGCCCAGGTCGCCGATGCGGAGGGCCTGGAGCTTGAGCGTCCGCTCGGGCTCGTCGTGCAGGTGGACGGCCTCCTTGGGGTAGACCTCGCCGAAGTTCTGGGGCGGCCGGTCCCCCATGGCCGCGACGATCTTGCGGGCCCATTCGAGCCGCTCGGGGCTGGGGGTGCGGCGACCCAGCGTGAGCGTGGTCTCGGCCATCGCCAGGGCCGGGCGGTCGCGGTAGGTCTTGATGGATTGATAGGCGCGGAGGGCCGATTCGGCGACGCCGTCGGCGTAGGCGTCGAGGCCGGGGTCGACCTTGGGCTTGCCGTAGTCCATCCACATCTGATCACCGCTGGTCCCCTGCGACATGATGCAGACCGGCGCGGGGCCGTCGGGGGCGAGCTTCTTCGCCAGGGTCGCGGCGAACCGGCCGTAGTAGTCGGCCGAGACCGGCGTCGAGCCGTAGTAGTGCATCGAGTAATTCGCCAGGACGGCGATCGGCCGGCCGCCGGGCTCGCGGATCGCCAGCACGGTGAGCGCCGGGTCGGTGGGGCCGGAGGGGGCGATGGCGTCCGGGTTCTCGTAGCCGGGGTGCATGTTGGCCCGGACGGTCTTGTCGCCGAACGGGTCGTCGATGATCCGGTCGAACCGTCGGATCCAGCGCCGGGTGTGGGTGTGCTCGGGGTCGTCGACGGCTCCCCAGCCGATCTCCGCCGGGGCCAGGGCCGCCGCCGCCTTCTCGATCGCCTCGGCGATCTTCCCCGGCAGGAACTTCGCATAGGCCGGATCGACGGGAGTCCCCAACGCGCCCATGACCGAAGGCGCGGTGTGGGTGTGGGTCGCGGCGATCAGCATCCGATCGACGGCGATGCCGGTCGTTTTGGAGGCGAGTTCCTTGGCCTCGTCGATCAGTTCGCGAGGCATCATGCAGCTGTCGACGATCGCGACGGCCAGCTTGGTCGTCCCATCGTCCAGGACCACGCAGCGCGCGTGCAGCGGGTCGCGGGTCTGGTGGCCGATCGCCTGGAGGAAGCCGCCGTTGACGATCACCGGGAACGTCGACGGCGACACGTCCACCACGGCCGCCCCCGCCCGCAAGGCCCCCCTTCCCCGGCCTGCGCGGCGGTCGGGCCCAGGATCGAAAGCGTCAGGACGAACAGCCGGAGGAGCATCGTTCGGGTCATCATGGAGGCTTCACCATCGAAGGGTTCTGGACGGGCTCAGTCGGCGGACTCTCCCAGCTCGCGCAGCCGCGCGGCGAGTCGCTCGGCGCGGAGCCGTTCGACCCTGGCGGATTCCTCGGCGGCGTCGGCGCGGAGGCGTTCGGCCTGGGCGTCTTCCTGCATCTCCAGGGCGGTCTTGAAGGGGGTGCCGTCGGGGTGGAGGATCTTGAGGCTCTCGGGGCCTTCGCCGGGCTCGAACCGGACGCCGAGGCGGGGGCTGATCCAGCCGCGCGGGTCGGGGACTTCTTGCAGGCGGCCGTCCTTCTGGATCCAGCCTTGCAGGTCGCCGTCGTCGGGGTTGTAGATGTAATATTCCTCGACGCCGCGATCCTCATAGATGCGAAACTTGCGCATCATCTCGGGGACGCGGTTGCCGGGCGAGAGGATCTCGAAGACGACCTGGGGCGCGATCCCGCCTTCCTCCCACTGCTTGTAGGAGCCGCGATCCCCCTTGGGCCGGCCGAAGGCGACCATCACGTCCGGCGCGGTCCGGGCCTTGGGGTTCCCTTCCTCCGCGTACCCGAGGAGGTCGCCGGCGACGAAGACGTCGGGCCGGTCCCGGAACAGGAACTCCAGGCCCTCCTTGATGAGGACGATCCAGCGGAATTGCACCGTATTATCCGACATCGGCTGGCCGTCGCTGTCCGGGTAAAGGATCTGGTCGTTTCGGGATCTCAGGGCCGACGTGCTCATGATCGCGTCCATCTCGGTTCCGGGAGTCCTGCGTCCCCACCTGCGCGCCAGCTTAAGGTGGAATCGCGTACAGGGCAAGGAGGCGAGCGGGACGATTCCGGAAACTCGGCGGCTTAGGGTCTTCGTCCCGGGGGGGCGGCGGAATACGATGGACGCGTGGCGAATGGGGAGGCTCCGGGCGGGGAAAGGGGCGTTGCCGTGACGGTCTTCTGGATTGTGGCCGGGGTGGTGGGGCTGGCGCTGGTCTACCTGGCGTGGACGTACAACCGGCTGGTGAGCCTGAGCCGACGGGCCGATGGGGCGTGGAGCGACATCGACGTCCAGCTGAAGCGGCGGTGGGACCTCGTCCCGGCCCTGGTCGAGACGGTCAAGGGCTACGCCAGGCACGAGTCCGCGACGCTGGAGGAAGTGGTCCAGGCGCGGACGAAGGCGACGCAGGCCGGCACGGTCCCCGAGCGCGGGGCGACCGAGCAGACCCTCTCGGGAGCCGTGGGCCGGTTGTTCGCGGTGGCCGAGGCCTATCCCGAGCTGAAGGCCGGGCAAAACTTCCAGGAGCTGCATCGGTCCCTCGTCGACGTCGAGAACCACGTCCAGTACGCCCGGCGCTACTACAACGCCGTGATTCGCGACCTGAACACGCTGATCGAGGGCTTCCCGTCGTCGCTGGTGGCCTCGGCCTCGGGCTTCTCGCCCCGGGCCTTCTTCCAGATCGAGGAGGGGGAGCGCGCCACCCCTCGCGTGAGCTTCGACGCCGCGTCCGGGCCTGCGGGGACGCCGGGATGAAAGGGACGACGGCCTTGAAGACGCTGATGAGTCGGGCCGGGCGGGCGTTCGCGGCGGCCTTCGCGCTGGGGTTGCTCGCGTCCTTCGCGGCCCCCCCCGCGCGGGGCGACGACGGCTGGACGATCGCCGCCTTCGACGTCGACGCGGCCATCGGGGCCGACGCCGGGCTCGACGTCGTGGAGACGGTCGACGCCGACTTCGAGGTCCCCAAACACGGCATCCTCCGCGAGATCCCCATCCGCTACGCCGTCGGCGTGCACCAGTACTCGCTGCGGTTCCGGCTCCTGGGGGTGGACGACGGAGAGGGGCGGTCGTATCCCACCTCGGTCTCGTACGAGTCGAACCTGGTCCGCATCCGGATCGGCTCGCCGGACTACGAGGTCCAGGGGCGGAACCGGTACCGCATCCGCTACCACGTCCAGCGGGCCGTCCTCTGGGAGGGGAACCAGGCCTGGGCCGACGGCGGCCGGGCCGTCCTGCGCTGGAACGCCACCGGCACCGAGTGGCAGGTCCCCATCGCCCAGTCGAAGGTGACGGTCCACCTGCCCCGCGACCTGGACGACTCCCAGGTCTCGTACGACGCCTGGGTGGGCCGCTTCGGGGTCTCCGGGCGCGACTTCCGCAAGCGCCGGGTCGACGCCCGGACGATCGAGTACGAGACCGGCCGGCTCGCCGCCCGCGAGGGGATCACCGTCGAGGTCACCATGCCGGCCGACGCCGTCGCCCGGCCCGGCCCGGCCCGCCGCCTGGGTTGGTGGCTCATGGACAACTTCCCGTACGTCGTCTTCCCGATCACCGCGGCCCTCTGCTTCCTCACCTGGTTCGCCAGGGGCCGCGACCTGGCCGGGATGGGGACCATCGTCGTCGGCTACGAGCCCCCCGACGGCCTGACCCCGGCCGAGGTCGGCACGCTGGTCGACGAGCAGGTCGACATGAAGGACGTCTCCGCCACGATCATCGACCTCGCCGTGCGCGGGTATCTCCGCATCGAGGACGTCCCCCGCAGCGGCTGGTTCTCCTCCGGAGCCGACACCCGGTTCGTCAAGATCCGCGAGCCGAAGGGGCTCAAGATGTTCGAGAAGATGCTGTTCGACCGGATCTTCCGGGACGGCGACCAGGTCCTCCTCAGCGACCTCCGCGAGAAGTTCTACCCGGTGCTGCCGGTGGTCACGAACTACCTGTATGAGATCCTGACTCGGGACCGGTACTTCGACGGCAACCCGCAGTCGGTGCGCACGGGCTTCCTCGTCGGGGGCCTGGTCGCCGTGGCCGCGGCGGTCGGGCTGACGGCCGTGATCCAGCTCGTGATCCTCTCCCGGATCTTCGTGTTCCCGGTGATCGTCGCCCTGATCCTGTCGGCCCTGACGGTGGTCGCGACGAGCC includes:
- a CDS encoding polyhydroxyalkanoic acid system family protein, which codes for MAQLNMSIEHGQAWDVARANFESVIEKAREDYARWIHAVRWSEDRTSAALSGPSYEVVLDLDPTHVHARGRVPLAIKLLEPSVRRFIERTVKAQREGGA
- a CDS encoding DUF2207 domain-containing protein, which codes for MKGTTALKTLMSRAGRAFAAAFALGLLASFAAPPARGDDGWTIAAFDVDAAIGADAGLDVVETVDADFEVPKHGILREIPIRYAVGVHQYSLRFRLLGVDDGEGRSYPTSVSYESNLVRIRIGSPDYEVQGRNRYRIRYHVQRAVLWEGNQAWADGGRAVLRWNATGTEWQVPIAQSKVTVHLPRDLDDSQVSYDAWVGRFGVSGRDFRKRRVDARTIEYETGRLAAREGITVEVTMPADAVARPGPARRLGWWLMDNFPYVVFPITAALCFLTWFARGRDLAGMGTIVVGYEPPDGLTPAEVGTLVDEQVDMKDVSATIIDLAVRGYLRIEDVPRSGWFSSGADTRFVKIREPKGLKMFEKMLFDRIFRDGDQVLLSDLREKFYPVLPVVTNYLYEILTRDRYFDGNPQSVRTGFLVGGLVAVAAAVGLTAVIQLVILSRIFVFPVIVALILSALTVVATSRYMSRKTRKGRIAWEKIAGLEEYIRRAEVDDIREQERQGIFERLLPYAIIFGLSDRWGKAFADLYRQPPDWYRPADPGNFSTWVLVNDMDRSMWSMNRTFPTQPRSTGGGSSGRGAGYNWSSGGFGGGGSSGGGFGGGGGSSW
- a CDS encoding LamG domain-containing protein, giving the protein MRAGAAVVDVSPSTFPVIVNGGFLQAIGHQTRDPLHARCVVLDDGTTKLAVAIVDSCMMPRELIDEAKELASKTTGIAVDRMLIAATHTHTAPSVMGALGTPVDPAYAKFLPGKIAEAIEKAAAALAPAEIGWGAVDDPEHTHTRRWIRRFDRIIDDPFGDKTVRANMHPGYENPDAIAPSGPTDPALTVLAIREPGGRPIAVLANYSMHYYGSTPVSADYYGRFAATLAKKLAPDGPAPVCIMSQGTSGDQMWMDYGKPKVDPGLDAYADGVAESALRAYQSIKTYRDRPALAMAETTLTLGRRTPSPERLEWARKIVAAMGDRPPQNFGEVYPKEAVHLHDEPERTLKLQALRIGDLGVVAIPDEVFALTGLKLKARSPLPLTMNIELANGSEGYIPPPEQHTLGGYTTWPARTAGLEVQAEPKIIDAALGLLEKVAAAPRRAERPAPSRYAEVVLAARPAAFWRLDEMDGAEARDATGHERPALRRGGVALFLPGPDLPGFRPKDGPIDRANHLAGGALTAELAVSPEVYSVDLWFWNGLEPAGRAVAGVLFERGRDDVPGDAVHLSGAAEGVPPHRLVFTHGGPQDPRPVVGKTDVTPKAWHHLALVRQGRRVLVYLDGVLDLETDADAEPSPKRAPSAFTLGDRRQPAESLEGLLDEVAVYDRALTADEIAEHLRAALDPQ
- a CDS encoding LemA family protein — protein: MTVFWIVAGVVGLALVYLAWTYNRLVSLSRRADGAWSDIDVQLKRRWDLVPALVETVKGYARHESATLEEVVQARTKATQAGTVPERGATEQTLSGAVGRLFAVAEAYPELKAGQNFQELHRSLVDVENHVQYARRYYNAVIRDLNTLIEGFPSSLVASASGFSPRAFFQIEEGERATPRVSFDAASGPAGTPG
- a CDS encoding Uma2 family endonuclease, whose translation is MSTSALRSRNDQILYPDSDGQPMSDNTVQFRWIVLIKEGLEFLFRDRPDVFVAGDLLGYAEEGNPKARTAPDVMVAFGRPKGDRGSYKQWEEGGIAPQVVFEILSPGNRVPEMMRKFRIYEDRGVEEYYIYNPDDGDLQGWIQKDGRLQEVPDPRGWISPRLGVRFEPGEGPESLKILHPDGTPFKTALEMQEDAQAERLRADAAEESARVERLRAERLAARLRELGESAD